In the genome of Nocardia terpenica, one region contains:
- the trpC gene encoding indole-3-glycerol phosphate synthase TrpC, with protein sequence MTVLDSILDGVRADVAAREALLDFQAVKKAAAAAPSPRDAYAALHADGIGVIAEVKRASPSKGALADIPDPAKLAHAYEDGGARVISVLTEGRRFHGSLADLDAVRAVVDVPILRKDFVVGPYQIHEARAHGADMILLIVAALEQDVLSSLIDRTESLGMTALVEVHTEEEADRALEAGASVMGVNARNLKTLEVDTDVFARIAPGLPTEVIRVAESGISGTADLLAYAGAGADAVLVGESLVTSGDPRAAVSELVTAGTHPSCPRPLRRGASR encoded by the coding sequence ATGACGGTACTCGACTCGATTCTCGACGGGGTCCGTGCGGATGTCGCCGCTCGGGAAGCCCTCCTGGATTTCCAGGCTGTCAAGAAGGCCGCCGCCGCGGCGCCTTCGCCGCGGGACGCATACGCCGCACTGCATGCGGACGGCATCGGAGTCATTGCCGAGGTCAAGCGGGCCAGCCCGTCCAAGGGTGCCCTGGCCGACATTCCGGACCCCGCCAAGCTGGCCCACGCCTACGAGGACGGCGGCGCGCGCGTGATCAGCGTGCTCACCGAGGGCCGCCGCTTCCACGGCTCGCTGGCCGACCTGGACGCCGTCCGCGCGGTCGTCGACGTGCCGATCCTGCGCAAGGACTTCGTCGTCGGGCCGTACCAGATCCACGAGGCGCGCGCGCACGGCGCGGACATGATCCTGCTGATCGTGGCCGCCCTCGAGCAGGACGTGCTGTCCTCGCTGATCGACCGCACCGAATCGCTGGGCATGACGGCCCTGGTCGAGGTGCACACCGAGGAGGAGGCCGACCGCGCCCTCGAGGCGGGCGCCTCGGTCATGGGCGTGAACGCCCGCAACCTGAAGACCCTCGAGGTGGACACCGACGTGTTCGCCCGCATCGCCCCCGGCCTGCCCACCGAGGTCATCCGGGTGGCCGAATCCGGGATCAGCGGCACCGCCGATCTGCTGGCCTACGCCGGCGCCGGGGCGGACGCCGTGCTCGTCGGCGAGAGCCTGGTGACCAGCGGCGACCCGCGCGCGGCGGTCTCCGAACTGGTCACCGCCGGTACCCACCCGTCCTGCCCGCGACCGCTGCGCAGGGGAGCCAGTCGATGA
- the trpB gene encoding tryptophan synthase subunit beta, giving the protein MTRTDEPTLPQASAGVTQRSHEPDAGGHFGVYGGRHVPEALMAVIEEVTAEYDKCRVDPGFLGELDRLQRDYAGRPSPVYECTRLSEHAGGARILLKREDLNHTGSHKINNVLGQALLAQRMGKTRVIAETGAGQHGVATATACALLGLDCVIYMGAVDTARQALNVARMRLLGAEVVSVTSGSQTLKDAINEALRDWVTNAEDTYYCFGTAAGPHPFPLLVRDFQRVVGLEARAQVHSSTGRLPDAVVACVGGGSNAIGIFHAFLDDPGVRLVGYEAAGDGVDTGRHAATFTGGRPGAFQGAYSYLLQDEDGQTIESHSISAGLDYPGVGPEHAYLKDTGRAEYRPITDGEAMDALLLLSRTEGIIPAIESAHAVAGALQLGRELGPGAIILVSLSGRGDKDMDTAARWFGLFDEPEDAK; this is encoded by the coding sequence ATGACCCGTACCGACGAGCCCACGCTGCCCCAGGCCAGCGCGGGCGTGACTCAGCGCAGCCACGAGCCCGACGCCGGTGGACATTTCGGCGTGTACGGCGGTCGCCACGTGCCCGAGGCGCTGATGGCGGTGATCGAGGAGGTCACCGCCGAATACGACAAGTGCCGGGTCGATCCCGGCTTCCTGGGCGAGCTGGACCGCCTGCAGCGCGACTACGCCGGTCGCCCGTCGCCGGTGTACGAGTGCACCCGGCTGTCGGAACACGCGGGCGGCGCGCGGATCCTGCTCAAGCGCGAGGACCTGAACCACACCGGCTCGCACAAGATCAATAATGTGCTCGGGCAGGCGCTGCTGGCCCAGCGGATGGGCAAGACCCGGGTCATCGCCGAGACCGGCGCGGGCCAGCACGGCGTCGCCACCGCCACCGCGTGCGCGCTGCTGGGCCTGGACTGCGTGATCTACATGGGCGCGGTCGACACCGCCCGCCAGGCGCTGAACGTGGCCCGCATGCGGCTGCTCGGCGCCGAGGTGGTGTCGGTGACCAGCGGCTCGCAGACGCTCAAGGACGCCATCAACGAGGCGCTGCGCGACTGGGTGACCAACGCCGAGGACACCTACTACTGCTTCGGCACCGCCGCGGGCCCGCATCCGTTCCCGTTGCTGGTCCGCGACTTTCAGCGGGTGGTCGGCCTGGAGGCGCGTGCGCAGGTGCACTCGTCGACCGGGCGGCTGCCCGACGCCGTGGTCGCCTGCGTCGGCGGCGGCTCCAACGCGATCGGCATCTTCCACGCCTTCCTCGACGACCCGGGCGTGCGCCTGGTCGGCTACGAGGCCGCCGGTGACGGCGTCGATACCGGACGGCACGCGGCCACGTTCACCGGCGGGCGGCCCGGCGCGTTCCAGGGCGCGTACTCGTATCTGCTGCAGGACGAGGACGGCCAGACCATCGAATCCCATTCCATCTCCGCGGGTCTGGACTATCCCGGGGTGGGGCCGGAGCATGCCTACCTGAAGGACACCGGGCGCGCCGAGTACCGGCCGATCACCGACGGCGAGGCGATGGACGCGCTGCTGCTGCTCTCGCGCACCGAGGGCATCATCCCGGCCATCGAGTCCGCGCACGCGGTGGCGGGCGCGCTGCAGCTGGGCCGCGAATTGGGCCCGGGCGCAATCATTCTGGTGAGTCTGTCCGGTCGCGGCGACAAGGACATGGACACCGCGGCCCGCTGGTTCGGGCTGTTCGACGAACCGGAGGACGCGAAATGA
- the trpA gene encoding tryptophan synthase subunit alpha, translated as MSRLEATFAATRAAGRAALVGYLPAGYPDLAGSIDVCTAMVESGCDIIEVGVAYSDPVMDGPTIQAAAEQALRGGVRVRDVFSVVEAISRAGGHAVVMAYWNPVLQYGVDRFARDLAGAGGLGLITPNLIPEEADDWFAASEAHDLDRIFLVAPSSTEERLAKTIQASRGFVYAASTMGVTGARDAVSSAAPELCARIRAHSDIPIGVGLGVRSGAQAAEIASYADGVIVGSALVTAAGEGLDRVRTLTAELAEGVRSASVPS; from the coding sequence ATGAGCCGCCTGGAAGCCACGTTCGCCGCCACGCGGGCGGCGGGCCGGGCCGCGCTCGTCGGATACCTCCCGGCCGGATATCCCGACCTGGCCGGGTCCATCGACGTCTGCACGGCGATGGTCGAATCCGGCTGCGACATCATCGAAGTCGGCGTCGCCTACTCCGATCCGGTGATGGACGGCCCGACCATCCAGGCCGCCGCCGAGCAGGCGCTGCGCGGCGGGGTGCGGGTGCGCGACGTGTTCTCGGTGGTCGAGGCGATCTCGCGGGCCGGTGGCCACGCCGTGGTGATGGCCTACTGGAATCCGGTGCTGCAGTACGGCGTCGACCGTTTCGCCCGCGATCTGGCGGGCGCGGGCGGGCTCGGGCTGATCACCCCGAACCTCATCCCGGAGGAGGCCGACGACTGGTTCGCCGCCTCCGAGGCGCACGATCTGGACCGCATCTTCCTGGTCGCGCCGTCCTCGACCGAGGAGCGGCTGGCCAAGACCATCCAGGCGAGCCGGGGCTTCGTCTACGCGGCGTCCACGATGGGCGTGACCGGCGCCCGCGACGCGGTCTCCTCGGCGGCCCCCGAGCTGTGCGCCCGCATCCGCGCGCACTCCGACATCCCGATCGGCGTCGGTCTCGGGGTGCGCAGCGGCGCGCAGGCGGCCGAAATCGCCTCCTACGCCGATGGAGTCATCGTCGGCTCGGCCCTGGTGACCGCGGCGGGTGAGGGCCTGGACCGGGTTCGGACGCTGACCGCCGAGCTCGCCGAGGGCGTGCGCTCGGCGTCGGTGCCCTCCTGA
- a CDS encoding amino acid ABC transporter permease: MDSSTWALIRHNLWPMLEATVTKTLPLTAISFGIGLVLALFVALARMSTMWPVAAAARFYISIIRGTPLLVQLFIVFYALPQLNIVIDPFPAAVIAFSLNVGGYAAEVVRAAILSVAHGQWEAAHALGLSHVQTLRSIILPQAARIAVPPLSNTLISLVKDTSLASTILVTELLRVAQLAAAPTFDFFALYGVAAIYYWVICLILGFAQTRLETRLARHVAR; encoded by the coding sequence ATGGATTCCTCCACCTGGGCGCTGATCCGCCACAACCTCTGGCCGATGCTGGAGGCCACCGTCACCAAGACGCTGCCGCTGACCGCGATCAGCTTCGGCATCGGCCTGGTGCTCGCGCTGTTCGTGGCGCTGGCCCGGATGTCGACGATGTGGCCGGTCGCCGCGGCGGCCCGCTTCTACATCTCGATCATTCGCGGCACGCCGCTGCTGGTGCAGCTGTTCATCGTGTTCTACGCGCTGCCACAGCTGAACATCGTGATCGATCCGTTCCCCGCGGCCGTGATCGCGTTCAGCCTCAACGTCGGCGGCTATGCCGCGGAGGTGGTGCGCGCGGCGATCCTGTCGGTCGCGCACGGCCAGTGGGAGGCCGCGCACGCGCTGGGCCTGTCGCACGTGCAGACGCTGCGCTCGATCATCCTGCCGCAGGCCGCGCGGATTGCCGTACCGCCGCTGTCGAATACGCTCATCTCGTTGGTGAAGGACACGTCGCTGGCGTCCACCATCCTGGTAACCGAATTGTTGCGAGTAGCCCAACTCGCGGCCGCGCCGACGTTCGACTTCTTCGCCCTCTACGGCGTCGCAGCTATCTACTACTGGGTAATATGTTTGATACTCGGATTCGCACAGACCAGGTTGGAAACACGTCTGGCCAGGCATGTGGCCAGATGA
- a CDS encoding anthranilate synthase component I — protein sequence MQGDASDRSSTSDTTTTREQFRALAAEHRVVPVTRKVLADSETPLSTYRKLAAGRAGTFLLESAENGRSWSRWSFIGAGSPTALTVVDGHATWLGATPADAPSGGDPLDALHDTLELLRSERLPGLPPLTGGLVGYLGYDIVRRMERLPELAVDDLQVPEMVMMLATDLAAFDHHEGAITLIANAVNWNGTDERVDAAYDDAVARLDTMTAALGAPAESTVSVFDRPEPDYRRRRTAAEFGAGVTRLVKEIEAGEAFQVVLSQRFEMDYDGSPLEVYRMLRASNPSPYMYLMHIPDGSGGTAFSIVGSSPESLVTVKDGVATTHPIAGTRWRGATVEDDLLLEKDLLADAKENAEHLMLVDLGRNDLGRVCRPGTVRVTDYRHVERYSHVMHLVSTVSGQLAPGRIALDAVRACFPAGTLSGAPKVRAMELIEELEPTRRGVYAGVVGYLDFAGDADTAIAIRTALLKNGTAYVQAGGGIVADSQPEYEDNESRNKAMAVLKAIAAAQTVRAFTPGPDGGTR from the coding sequence ATGCAGGGCGACGCATCCGACCGTTCGAGTACCTCCGACACCACGACCACCAGGGAACAGTTCCGCGCGCTCGCGGCCGAGCATCGGGTCGTGCCGGTGACGCGAAAGGTGTTGGCGGACTCGGAGACTCCGCTGTCGACCTACCGCAAGCTGGCCGCGGGCCGGGCGGGCACGTTCCTGCTGGAGTCGGCGGAGAACGGGCGGTCGTGGTCGCGCTGGTCGTTCATCGGCGCGGGCAGTCCCACCGCGCTGACCGTAGTCGACGGGCACGCGACCTGGCTGGGCGCCACGCCCGCCGACGCGCCCTCCGGCGGCGACCCGCTGGACGCGCTGCACGACACCCTGGAGCTGCTGCGCTCCGAGCGCCTGCCCGGCCTGCCGCCGCTGACCGGCGGCCTGGTCGGCTATCTCGGCTACGACATCGTGCGCCGGATGGAACGGCTGCCGGAGCTCGCGGTCGACGACCTGCAGGTGCCGGAGATGGTGATGATGCTGGCCACCGACCTGGCCGCCTTCGACCATCACGAGGGCGCGATCACCCTGATCGCCAACGCGGTCAACTGGAACGGCACCGACGAGCGGGTGGACGCGGCCTACGACGACGCCGTCGCCCGCCTGGACACGATGACCGCCGCCCTGGGCGCCCCGGCAGAGTCCACGGTGTCGGTGTTCGACCGCCCCGAGCCCGACTACCGCCGTCGCCGCACCGCCGCCGAATTCGGCGCGGGCGTGACCCGGCTGGTCAAGGAGATCGAGGCGGGCGAGGCGTTCCAGGTGGTGCTGTCGCAGCGGTTCGAGATGGACTACGACGGCAGCCCGCTCGAGGTGTATCGCATGCTGCGCGCGTCGAATCCGAGCCCGTACATGTATCTGATGCACATCCCGGACGGTTCCGGCGGCACCGCGTTCTCCATCGTCGGCTCCAGCCCGGAGTCGCTGGTGACGGTGAAGGACGGGGTCGCCACCACGCATCCGATCGCGGGCACCCGCTGGCGCGGCGCCACCGTCGAGGACGACCTGCTGCTGGAGAAGGACCTGCTGGCCGACGCCAAGGAGAACGCCGAACACCTGATGCTCGTCGACCTGGGCCGCAACGATCTGGGCCGGGTCTGCCGCCCCGGGACCGTGCGGGTCACCGACTACCGGCACGTCGAGCGCTACAGCCACGTCATGCACCTGGTGTCCACGGTGTCCGGGCAGCTGGCGCCCGGCCGCATCGCGCTCGACGCGGTGCGCGCCTGCTTCCCGGCCGGAACCCTGTCCGGCGCGCCGAAGGTGCGGGCCATGGAGCTGATCGAGGAGCTCGAACCCACCCGCCGCGGCGTCTACGCCGGGGTGGTCGGGTATCTGGACTTCGCGGGCGATGCCGATACCGCCATCGCCATCCGCACCGCCCTGCTCAAGAACGGCACCGCGTACGTGCAGGCGGGCGGCGGCATCGTCGCCGACTCGCAGCCCGAGTACGAGGACAACGAGTCCCGCAACAAGGCGATGGCGGTGCTCAAGGCCATCGCCGCCGCGCAGACCGTGCGCGCCTTCACCCCCGGACCCGACGGCGGCACCCGATGA
- a CDS encoding permease, with amino-acid sequence MTSRSVEQSSGTESSFALWRNRILGLVAVVAVLVVAYLLLAAFIPRWWAQRVADMSGHGSFARGIWSGLALGFVCTLIPLLLLYFAVRMWRARAGRFLAGAAAVLAIAAALPNLMTLAIVRGRNGAAQTGQQILNVNAPGFRGATLIAVIVAAVLFLLIITASVRRRFRKRRAARQSTPATPPADPPPAPPAETTPPEPKPSDH; translated from the coding sequence ATGACTTCGCGGAGCGTGGAGCAATCGTCCGGCACCGAATCGTCGTTCGCCCTGTGGCGCAATCGCATCCTCGGGCTGGTGGCCGTGGTCGCCGTGCTCGTCGTCGCGTATCTACTCCTCGCGGCGTTCATTCCACGCTGGTGGGCGCAGCGCGTCGCCGACATGTCGGGGCACGGGAGCTTCGCCCGGGGCATCTGGTCGGGCCTGGCCCTGGGCTTCGTCTGCACGCTGATTCCGTTGCTGCTGCTGTACTTCGCCGTGCGGATGTGGCGCGCGCGGGCGGGCCGGTTCCTCGCGGGAGCGGCGGCGGTCCTGGCGATCGCCGCGGCCCTGCCGAACCTGATGACGCTCGCCATCGTGCGCGGACGCAACGGCGCCGCGCAGACCGGTCAGCAGATCCTCAATGTCAACGCGCCCGGATTCCGCGGCGCGACGCTGATCGCCGTCATCGTCGCCGCCGTGCTGTTCCTGCTGATCATCACCGCGTCGGTGCGCAGGCGGTTCCGCAAACGCCGCGCGGCCCGGCAGTCGACACCCGCGACACCGCCCGCCGACCCGCCCCCGGCGCCGCCCGCCGAGACCACCCCGCCGGAGCCGAAACCGTCCGACCATTGA
- a CDS encoding transporter substrate-binding domain-containing protein, producing MRRQLFAAVLAIAAATGLVTGCGSKDPNVLRVGTEGTYAPFSFQGSDGKLTGYDIEVMQAVAGKLGKKVEFVQTPWDSIFAGLESKRFDLVANQVTVNPDRQQKYALSQPYTTSDGVIVTRTDNGTIATLADLNGKTCAQSSTSNWSKVASGAGCKVEAVEGFVQAIQLLKNGRVDAAVNDTLAVGEYSKKTGDLTVKVAGKTGQTSTQAFAARKDSGKLVDDVNGALDALRADGTLARISDKYFGTDVSK from the coding sequence TTGCGCCGCCAGCTGTTCGCCGCCGTGCTCGCCATCGCCGCCGCCACCGGCCTCGTGACCGGATGCGGCAGCAAGGACCCGAATGTGTTGCGGGTCGGGACCGAGGGTACCTACGCGCCGTTCAGTTTCCAGGGCTCCGACGGCAAGCTCACCGGATACGACATCGAGGTGATGCAGGCCGTCGCCGGTAAGCTCGGCAAGAAGGTCGAATTCGTGCAGACCCCGTGGGACTCGATCTTCGCGGGCCTGGAGTCCAAGCGCTTCGACCTGGTCGCCAACCAGGTGACGGTCAATCCCGACCGGCAGCAGAAGTACGCGCTCTCCCAGCCCTACACCACCTCCGACGGCGTCATCGTCACCCGCACCGACAACGGCACCATCGCCACGCTCGCCGACCTGAACGGCAAGACCTGCGCCCAGTCCTCCACCAGCAACTGGAGCAAGGTGGCTTCCGGCGCGGGCTGCAAGGTCGAGGCCGTCGAGGGCTTCGTGCAGGCCATCCAGTTGCTCAAGAACGGCCGCGTCGACGCCGCCGTCAACGACACCCTGGCCGTCGGCGAGTACAGCAAGAAGACCGGCGACCTGACGGTGAAGGTGGCCGGGAAGACCGGCCAGACCAGCACCCAGGCATTCGCCGCGCGCAAGGACTCCGGCAAGCTGGTCGACGACGTCAACGGCGCGCTGGACGCGCTGCGGGCCGACGGCACGCTCGCCAGAATCTCGGACAAGTACTTCGGCACCGACGTCAGCAAGTAG
- a CDS encoding peroxiredoxin, with protein sequence MKAGDRVTQFELPDQTGAVRSLDALLADGPLVLFFFPAANTPVCTAEACHFRDLAAEFAAVGASCAGISTDSVDTQAGFAQAQRLGYPLLSDADGTVAQQFGVKRGLLGRLAPVKRHTYVVDTDRTVLTVITGELRANVHADQALDFLRGRTA encoded by the coding sequence ATGAAGGCCGGTGACCGCGTTACGCAGTTCGAACTTCCCGACCAGACCGGCGCCGTCCGGTCGCTGGACGCACTGCTGGCCGACGGCCCGCTCGTGCTGTTCTTCTTCCCCGCCGCCAACACCCCGGTCTGCACCGCCGAGGCGTGCCACTTCCGCGATCTGGCCGCCGAATTCGCGGCCGTCGGCGCGAGCTGCGCGGGCATCAGCACCGATTCGGTGGACACCCAGGCCGGTTTCGCGCAGGCGCAGCGGCTGGGCTATCCGCTGCTGTCCGACGCCGACGGCACGGTGGCGCAGCAGTTCGGCGTCAAGCGCGGCCTGCTCGGCAGGCTCGCGCCGGTCAAGCGGCACACCTACGTCGTCGACACCGATCGCACGGTCCTGACCGTCATTACCGGCGAATTGCGGGCGAACGTGCACGCCGACCAGGCGCTGGACTTCCTCCGCGGCAGAACCGCCTGA
- a CDS encoding TM2 domain-containing protein, producing MTDPYQQHPMDGPQYGAPGTGPGQPHDAYAQPADPYGQQQFPPPPYGQPYGYPPAPYGPPGMDPQAPYGRNVYGEPYSDKSKLAAGLLQIFLGFFGVGRFYLGYTGLGVAQLVVSILTCGVGHIWGLIDGIMILAGKVRDPDGRPLQD from the coding sequence GTGACCGACCCGTACCAGCAGCACCCCATGGACGGGCCGCAGTACGGCGCGCCCGGCACCGGCCCGGGCCAGCCGCACGACGCCTACGCCCAGCCCGCCGATCCCTATGGGCAGCAACAGTTCCCGCCGCCGCCGTACGGTCAGCCCTACGGCTATCCGCCCGCACCGTACGGCCCGCCCGGTATGGACCCACAGGCGCCCTACGGCCGCAATGTGTACGGCGAACCGTATTCGGACAAGTCGAAGCTGGCGGCCGGGCTGCTGCAGATCTTCCTCGGCTTCTTCGGCGTCGGCCGCTTCTACCTCGGCTACACCGGCCTCGGCGTGGCGCAGCTGGTGGTCAGCATCCTCACCTGCGGCGTCGGCCACATCTGGGGCCTGATCGACGGCATCATGATCCTCGCCGGAAAGGTGCGCGACCCGGACGGGCGCCCGCTGCAGGACTGA
- a CDS encoding TIGR02234 family membrane protein → MSAAESDSAPPNSPDDPAPATTRRNPIGPVLLLALAAAALWGSSRLTWVTLRSSDGLTEQRTRHLDGGTWFGALTPLALVLLAAIAAVFATRGWLRRVIGAVVAVVAAAAAVPGLALLTHHGDLAARAAKLAELPARAQVDQASSAPLPALLSLLGAVAAFAAGVLLARMPESTARLSGKYDNPVFRRRAAAEQVQQHARQTGDAPKDGTAQPDSAANGPLSERVLWDALDAGADPTEDEPRRDR, encoded by the coding sequence ATGAGTGCGGCGGAATCCGATTCGGCCCCACCGAATTCGCCCGACGACCCCGCGCCCGCCACCACCCGGCGGAACCCGATCGGCCCGGTGCTGCTGCTGGCCCTGGCCGCCGCCGCGCTCTGGGGCTCCTCGCGGCTGACCTGGGTCACGCTGCGGTCCTCCGACGGGCTCACCGAGCAGCGCACCCGCCACCTCGACGGCGGCACCTGGTTCGGGGCGCTCACGCCGCTGGCGCTGGTGCTGCTGGCCGCCATCGCGGCCGTGTTCGCCACCCGGGGCTGGCTGCGCCGGGTGATCGGCGCGGTGGTGGCGGTGGTGGCCGCGGCCGCCGCCGTCCCGGGCCTCGCGCTGCTGACCCACCACGGCGATCTCGCCGCGCGCGCCGCCAAGCTGGCCGAGCTGCCCGCCCGCGCGCAGGTGGACCAGGCGAGCTCCGCGCCGCTGCCCGCGCTGCTGAGCCTGCTCGGCGCGGTGGCGGCGTTCGCGGCCGGGGTGCTGCTGGCTCGGATGCCGGAGTCCACCGCCCGACTGTCGGGCAAGTACGACAATCCGGTGTTCCGCCGCCGCGCCGCCGCCGAACAGGTGCAGCAGCACGCGCGGCAGACCGGGGACGCGCCGAAAGACGGGACGGCGCAGCCGGATTCGGCCGCGAACGGGCCGTTGTCCGAGCGTGTGCTGTGGGACGCCCTCGACGCCGGGGCCGACCCCACCGAGGACGAGCCGCGGCGTGATCGATGA
- the hisI gene encoding phosphoribosyl-AMP cyclohydrolase, which produces MTTSLDPAIAARLKRNEAGLVAAVAQERGTGDVLMLAWMDDEALARTLATRKATYFSRSRQQYWVKGETSGHTQYVHEVRLDCDGDTVLLIVDQEGAACHTGTHTCWDSDILLAD; this is translated from the coding sequence GTGACCACGAGTTTGGATCCCGCCATCGCCGCCCGCCTCAAGCGCAACGAGGCGGGGCTGGTCGCGGCCGTCGCGCAGGAGCGCGGCACCGGCGACGTGCTCATGCTGGCGTGGATGGACGACGAGGCCCTGGCCCGCACTTTGGCCACCCGCAAGGCCACCTACTTCTCCCGATCCCGGCAGCAGTACTGGGTCAAGGGCGAAACCTCCGGCCACACCCAGTACGTGCACGAGGTCCGCCTGGACTGCGACGGCGACACCGTCCTGCTGATCGTCGACCAGGAGGGTGCGGCCTGCCACACCGGCACCCACACCTGCTGGGACAGCGACATCCTGCTCGCCGACTGA
- a CDS encoding MarR family winged helix-turn-helix transcriptional regulator, whose translation MLVALTTRLPAAMDTQLQRESGVTHFEYFVMALLSEEPGHRLQLSELAYKANASLSRLSHVVTKLERLGWAQREVLAGRRGAHAVLTDAGFRKVEEATPGYLEAVRGLVFDGLDDQRVQELLQLGEALVSQLDAGLARGIGRAGGRAQEPE comes from the coding sequence ATGCTGGTTGCGCTCACGACTCGCTTGCCTGCGGCAATGGATACCCAGCTGCAGCGCGAGTCGGGGGTGACTCATTTCGAGTATTTCGTGATGGCGCTGCTGTCCGAGGAACCCGGGCATCGCCTTCAGCTGAGCGAACTGGCTTATAAGGCAAATGCATCGCTATCTCGACTGTCGCATGTGGTGACGAAGCTGGAGCGACTCGGCTGGGCACAACGCGAGGTACTGGCGGGTCGGCGCGGCGCGCACGCCGTGCTCACCGACGCCGGGTTCCGCAAGGTCGAGGAGGCCACCCCCGGCTATCTCGAGGCGGTGCGCGGGCTGGTGTTCGACGGCCTCGACGACCAGCGCGTGCAGGAGCTGCTGCAGCTCGGCGAGGCGCTGGTGTCCCAGCTCGACGCCGGGTTGGCCCGCGGCATCGGACGCGCGGGCGGGCGGGCGCAGGAGCCGGAGTAG
- the lgt gene encoding prolipoprotein diacylglyceryl transferase — protein MTFPALAESVVAHGASPAAVLAYIPSPPRGVWYVGPFPLRAYALCIIAGIIIAIWWGERRWRERGGQPGAVLDVAMFAVPFGLVGGRLYHVATDWQKYFGDGGHPLNALKVWEGGLGIWGAVLLGGIGAWIGCRVYRIPLPAFGDAIAPPILLAQAIGRLGNYFNQELYGRRTDVPWGLQIYLRFDSHGQLDMMNGTSTGVVDKIVQPTFLYELIWNVLGVLALVWLDKRYRIGHGRLFALYVAIYTFGRFWVELLRDDEATHIFGIRINSYTSTLVFLCAIAYFLLATKGRETAEQLQPGGVRPWPWQLAALRKAGAPSESAAAQADTGADGSDATSGTGAADTAVSGADRAGTAESASGNDSAATGDTEEDSAAAIESTKPADSGKN, from the coding sequence GTGACTTTTCCAGCCCTGGCAGAGAGTGTTGTTGCGCACGGTGCGTCGCCAGCGGCGGTGCTGGCCTATATACCCAGCCCGCCGCGCGGCGTATGGTACGTGGGCCCGTTTCCGCTGCGGGCCTACGCGCTGTGCATCATCGCCGGCATCATCATCGCGATCTGGTGGGGGGAGCGGCGCTGGCGTGAGCGCGGCGGACAGCCCGGCGCGGTCTTGGACGTCGCCATGTTCGCGGTGCCGTTCGGTCTGGTCGGCGGGCGTCTCTATCACGTCGCCACCGACTGGCAGAAGTACTTCGGCGACGGCGGTCATCCGCTCAACGCGCTGAAGGTGTGGGAGGGTGGCCTCGGCATCTGGGGCGCGGTGCTGCTGGGCGGCATCGGCGCCTGGATCGGCTGCCGGGTCTATCGAATCCCGTTGCCCGCCTTCGGCGATGCCATCGCCCCGCCGATCCTGCTGGCGCAGGCGATCGGCCGCCTGGGCAACTACTTCAACCAGGAGCTGTACGGCCGCCGCACGGACGTGCCGTGGGGGCTGCAGATCTACCTGCGCTTCGACTCGCACGGCCAGCTCGACATGATGAACGGCACCTCCACCGGCGTGGTGGACAAGATCGTGCAGCCGACGTTCCTCTACGAGCTGATCTGGAACGTGCTCGGGGTGCTGGCGCTGGTGTGGCTGGACAAGCGGTACCGCATCGGCCACGGCCGGTTGTTCGCGCTGTACGTGGCGATCTACACCTTCGGCCGCTTCTGGGTGGAGCTGCTGCGCGACGACGAGGCCACCCACATCTTCGGCATCCGCATCAACTCCTACACCTCGACGCTGGTGTTCCTGTGTGCCATCGCGTATTTCCTGCTCGCCACCAAGGGGCGGGAGACGGCCGAACAGCTCCAGCCGGGCGGTGTACGCCCCTGGCCGTGGCAGCTGGCCGCACTGCGCAAGGCCGGGGCGCCCTCGGAAAGCGCTGCGGCGCAGGCCGATACCGGGGCCGACGGTTCGGATGCGACGTCGGGGACCGGGGCGGCCGACACCGCGGTGTCGGGCGCCGATCGGGCCGGGACGGCAGAATCGGCCTCCGGCAACGATTCCGCCGCGACCGGCGATACCGAGGAAGATTCCGCCGCGGCCATCGAGTCGACGAAACCGGCGGACTCGGGCAAGAATTGA